In Massilia forsythiae, one DNA window encodes the following:
- a CDS encoding branched-chain amino acid ABC transporter substrate-binding protein, giving the protein MPSTITTAPLLLAAALLSHAALAQEQPVRIGLSGPLTGANAFAGKDNENGVRLAVEDLNAQKIKAGGKVLRFELQSEDDQGDPKAGVNVAQKFADAGVKFVLGPYNSGVAIPASRVYDSAGILMSTVGTNPKITQSRYPNVFRIVASDTQVGASMASYAARELKIKTVAVIDDRSAFGQGIADEFARQARASGLSVAGREFTSDKSSDFATILTTLRAKKVDAIFFGGYAPQGAPMARQMIQLGMSGVRLLGGDTLCSPEMANLGGDAVGANVLCAQAGAMLDKQAGGAAFKAKYKARFKRDPDVYAPAFYDQTMFIGQAIKNAGAVDAAAVGRALHGTSYQGVAGTYGYDPSGNLKKTAVTVYTFKGGQLAPLASY; this is encoded by the coding sequence ATGCCATCGACCATCACCACCGCCCCGCTGCTCCTCGCCGCCGCCCTGCTGTCGCACGCCGCGCTGGCCCAGGAGCAGCCGGTGCGCATCGGCTTGAGCGGCCCGCTGACCGGCGCCAACGCCTTTGCCGGCAAGGACAACGAGAATGGCGTGCGCCTCGCGGTCGAGGACCTCAACGCGCAGAAGATCAAGGCGGGCGGCAAGGTATTACGCTTCGAACTGCAGTCGGAAGACGACCAGGGCGACCCCAAGGCCGGCGTCAACGTGGCGCAGAAATTCGCCGACGCCGGCGTCAAGTTCGTGCTGGGACCGTACAACTCGGGCGTGGCGATCCCGGCCTCGCGCGTGTACGACAGCGCCGGCATCCTGATGTCGACGGTCGGCACCAACCCGAAGATCACGCAGTCGCGCTACCCGAACGTGTTCCGCATCGTCGCCAGCGACACCCAGGTCGGCGCCTCGATGGCGTCCTACGCCGCCAGGGAATTGAAAATCAAGACCGTCGCCGTGATCGACGACCGCTCCGCCTTCGGCCAGGGCATCGCCGACGAATTCGCACGCCAGGCGCGCGCCTCCGGCCTGAGCGTGGCCGGACGCGAATTCACCAGCGACAAGAGCAGCGACTTCGCCACGATTCTCACCACGCTGCGCGCCAAGAAGGTCGACGCCATCTTCTTCGGCGGCTATGCGCCGCAGGGCGCCCCGATGGCGCGCCAGATGATCCAGCTCGGCATGTCCGGCGTGCGCCTGCTCGGCGGCGACACCCTGTGCAGCCCGGAGATGGCCAATCTGGGCGGCGACGCGGTCGGCGCCAACGTCCTGTGCGCCCAGGCCGGCGCTATGCTGGACAAGCAGGCCGGCGGCGCCGCCTTCAAGGCGAAATACAAGGCGCGCTTCAAGCGCGACCCGGACGTGTACGCCCCGGCATTCTATGACCAGACCATGTTCATCGGCCAGGCCATCAAGAACGCCGGCGCGGTCGACGCCGCCGCCGTCGGCCGCGCGCTGCACGGCACCAGCTACCAGGGCGTGGCCGGCACCTACGGCTACGACCCGAGCG
- a CDS encoding aminotransferase class V-fold PLP-dependent enzyme: MQDIYLDANATSPVLPAAIDAAIDAMASCFGNPSSSHAGGLRARRILDSARERARRVLGAPFGRVLFNSGATEGIQTAVLSALCALRERRLAGEACGELLLYGATEHKAVPESLAHWNRVLGAGLALQAIPVGADGRHDLAALRELAPRAAMVCTMAANNETGAVSDLDGIARVLEESGSRALWMVDCVQALGKLPLALSAGRIDYAPFSGHKLHAPKGIGMLYVREGAPFTPLLTGGGQEAAQRSGTENMAGIAALGAVLAALEEGSTFRSHAAMAAMRARLVQALRKAFPGIVFNTPDEHALPTTLNFAVAGMQSRDLLDLFDAAGVRVSAGSACSAAKAAPSYVLEAMGLPPWRSSGAVRLSFGPLADDAFIDAACARIRRCGQVAQAAAHGAALAPSSLSGQRHGVLQLSGEGRHGWLLFDHDAGACVAIDAPAGQEARIAGLVRGAGLRVAAVLGTADDAAGRAGRAALRAALGLDASAGPFGWPEESAAVALADGRRVPCIALGAQVLARVDRGDAGPGAAQAAGIDGSAGTGRTCYLLGSAQRDVDAGKDRLPAAALRMAFVGLGGAAALDGIGPARAMDGVIVCHGADAGGSACTRLAAAAASAASAAAPDCRPAAAEGATGDPAPPALQPVDLAAFLARHGDALLIDVREAIESEAGAATLYGRRASALPLSRLAEHLHHLLAAPQRPLVLFCRSGNRSARAALCLQRAGHANAWTLVGGIALADDC; the protein is encoded by the coding sequence ATGCAGGACATCTATCTCGACGCCAACGCGACTTCTCCCGTGCTGCCGGCCGCCATCGACGCCGCTATCGACGCGATGGCAAGCTGCTTCGGCAATCCCAGCAGCAGCCACGCCGGCGGCCTGCGCGCGCGCCGCATCCTCGACAGCGCGCGTGAGCGTGCGCGCCGGGTACTAGGGGCGCCGTTCGGCCGGGTGCTGTTCAACAGCGGCGCCACCGAAGGCATCCAGACCGCCGTGCTGTCGGCCCTGTGCGCGCTGCGCGAGCGGCGCCTGGCCGGAGAAGCATGCGGCGAGCTGCTGCTGTACGGCGCCACCGAGCACAAGGCGGTGCCGGAAAGCCTGGCGCACTGGAACCGCGTGCTCGGCGCCGGCCTGGCGCTGCAAGCCATCCCGGTCGGTGCCGACGGCCGCCACGACCTGGCCGCGCTGCGCGAACTGGCGCCGCGCGCGGCGATGGTCTGCACCATGGCCGCCAACAACGAGACCGGCGCGGTGTCCGACCTGGACGGCATCGCGCGCGTGCTGGAAGAGAGCGGTTCGCGCGCCCTGTGGATGGTCGATTGCGTGCAGGCGCTCGGCAAGCTGCCGCTGGCCTTGTCCGCCGGCCGCATCGACTATGCGCCGTTTTCCGGCCACAAGCTGCATGCGCCGAAGGGCATCGGCATGCTGTACGTGCGCGAGGGCGCGCCGTTCACGCCGCTGCTCACCGGCGGCGGCCAGGAAGCCGCGCAGCGCTCCGGCACCGAGAACATGGCCGGCATCGCCGCCCTGGGCGCGGTGCTCGCGGCGCTCGAAGAAGGAAGCACCTTCCGCAGCCACGCCGCCATGGCGGCCATGCGCGCGCGCCTGGTGCAGGCGCTGCGCAAGGCATTTCCCGGCATCGTCTTCAACACCCCGGACGAGCACGCGCTGCCGACCACGCTGAACTTCGCCGTGGCGGGCATGCAGTCGCGCGACCTGCTCGACCTGTTCGACGCCGCCGGCGTGCGCGTCAGCGCGGGCTCGGCCTGCTCGGCGGCCAAGGCCGCGCCCAGCTACGTGCTGGAAGCGATGGGCTTGCCGCCGTGGCGCAGCAGCGGCGCCGTGCGCCTGTCCTTCGGGCCGCTGGCGGACGACGCCTTTATCGATGCCGCCTGCGCGCGCATCCGCCGCTGCGGCCAGGTCGCCCAAGCGGCGGCGCACGGCGCGGCGCTGGCGCCCTCGAGCCTGTCGGGCCAGCGCCACGGCGTGCTGCAATTGAGCGGGGAAGGGCGGCACGGCTGGCTGCTGTTCGACCACGATGCCGGCGCCTGCGTGGCGATCGATGCGCCCGCGGGCCAGGAAGCGCGCATCGCCGGCCTGGTGCGCGGCGCCGGCTTGCGGGTGGCGGCGGTGCTGGGCACGGCGGACGATGCCGCCGGCAGGGCTGGACGCGCGGCCCTGCGCGCGGCGCTCGGGCTGGATGCAAGCGCCGGGCCGTTCGGCTGGCCGGAGGAGAGCGCCGCAGTGGCGCTGGCGGATGGGCGCCGCGTGCCCTGCATCGCCCTCGGCGCCCAGGTGCTGGCGCGCGTGGATCGTGGCGACGCCGGCCCTGGCGCCGCGCAAGCGGCCGGCATCGACGGCAGCGCCGGCACCGGTCGTACCTGCTACCTGCTGGGCAGCGCGCAGCGTGACGTCGACGCCGGCAAGGACCGCCTGCCGGCCGCGGCGCTGCGCATGGCCTTCGTCGGCCTGGGCGGCGCGGCTGCCCTGGACGGCATCGGGCCGGCGCGCGCAATGGATGGCGTGATCGTATGCCATGGCGCCGATGCCGGCGGCAGCGCCTGCACACGCCTGGCCGCTGCGGCGGCATCGGCGGCATCGGCCGCAGCACCGGATTGCCGGCCGGCCGCAGCCGAAGGCGCCACCGGCGATCCGGCGCCGCCGGCGCTGCAGCCGGTAGACCTGGCCGCCTTTTTGGCGCGGCACGGCGATGCACTGCTGATCGACGTGCGCGAAGCGATCGAGAGCGAAGCCGGCGCCGCCACCCTGTACGGACGCCGGGCAAGCGCGCTGCCGCTGTCGCGCCTGGCCGAGCACCTGCACCACTTGCTGGCGGCGCCGCAGCGTCCGCTGGTGCTGTTCTGCCGCAGCGGCAACCGCAGCGCCAGGGCGGCGCTGTGCCTGCAGCGTGCCGGGCACGCAAACGCGTGGACGCTGGTGGGCGGGATTGCGTTGGCCGATGACTGTTGA
- a CDS encoding Lrp/AsnC family transcriptional regulator — protein MNSLDKYDCAILAALQADATLSISGLSEKVGLSSTPCWKRVKRLEEEGYIESRVSIVNRQKVGLPVTVFVSVRTKEHDEKWLERFASAVVALPEVLEFHRMSGDVDYLLKVVTTDIGGYDRFYKKLIKTAQLAGVSSAFSMEQIKYTTALPLDLISHGLPA, from the coding sequence ATGAATTCACTCGACAAATACGATTGTGCGATTCTGGCGGCATTGCAGGCGGACGCCACGCTGTCGATTTCCGGGTTGAGCGAAAAGGTGGGCTTGTCCAGCACGCCCTGCTGGAAGCGCGTCAAGCGCCTCGAGGAAGAAGGCTACATCGAGAGCCGGGTCAGCATCGTGAACCGCCAGAAGGTCGGCCTGCCGGTGACCGTGTTTGTTAGCGTGCGCACCAAGGAACACGACGAAAAATGGCTGGAGCGCTTCGCCTCGGCCGTGGTGGCGCTGCCCGAGGTGCTGGAATTCCACCGCATGAGCGGCGACGTCGATTACCTGCTGAAGGTGGTCACCACCGACATCGGCGGCTACGACCGCTTTTATAAAAAACTGATCAAGACCGCGCAGCTGGCCGGCGTCTCCTCGGCGTTCTCGATGGAGCAGATCAAGTACACCACCGCGCTGCCGCTCGACCTGATCTCGCACGGCCTCCCCGCCTGA